From Pseudothermotoga thermarum DSM 5069, a single genomic window includes:
- a CDS encoding ATP-binding cassette domain-containing protein, producing the protein MMDLADQNQITAIQNLGKIEFLNFSLSIDGIQVLRDIDLVFKTGQLTIIYGQRGAGKSTLLRSILALNREIYPNVSWTGDLKINGKSITTYDRKTLRTFITYIEPGFVEALDKLRLDEFIEITLREKPDSIDEFAADLDRLGLLQFMKKDIKTPLKNFYTMEKILILLFAAIVRRSFVIVLDCILDHVDDETIEPILKELLRLKEDRIIILSTRHRMRFLPIADLYVSLKNGTIEYKGSTRDLVFKR; encoded by the coding sequence ATGATGGACTTAGCAGACCAAAATCAAATAACGGCAATACAGAATCTGGGAAAAATTGAATTTTTGAACTTTTCATTGTCTATCGATGGCATCCAAGTTTTAAGAGATATAGATCTTGTATTCAAAACAGGACAATTAACTATCATCTATGGTCAGCGCGGGGCAGGCAAATCAACTTTGCTTAGATCGATTTTAGCCTTGAACAGAGAAATATACCCAAACGTTTCTTGGACAGGAGATTTAAAGATTAACGGAAAATCTATAACAACCTACGACAGAAAAACGCTGAGAACCTTTATAACCTACATAGAACCCGGTTTTGTAGAAGCTCTCGACAAGCTTCGACTAGATGAGTTTATTGAAATAACCTTGCGTGAAAAGCCTGACTCGATAGACGAATTTGCAGCGGATTTAGACAGGTTAGGGCTGCTTCAATTTATGAAAAAAGATATAAAAACTCCTTTGAAAAACTTCTACACCATGGAAAAAATCCTGATATTACTTTTTGCCGCAATTGTTCGTAGATCTTTTGTAATTGTTCTTGATTGTATCCTTGATCACGTTGACGATGAAACTATTGAGCCCATCTTGAAGGAATTGCTTCGACTGAAAGAAGACAGAATCATCATTTTAAGTACGCGTCATAGAATGCGCTTTCTGCCTATTGCAGATTTGTATGTTTCGCTAAAAAATGGTACAATTGAATACAAGGGATCAACAAGGGATTTGGTCTTTAAGAGGTGA
- the rsmA gene encoding 16S rRNA (adenine(1518)-N(6)/adenine(1519)-N(6))-dimethyltransferase RsmA — protein sequence MRKYGQHFLKDEKLGKKFIELLKLKPGQSVVEIGPGTGALTKLLIEEGCRVLAFEIDEELAEKLQSSLKSELLEVRVKDFLRVEKEEINGINLCVGSIPYQNSLEIVLKICLLGFEKAALIVQKEFAQKLMALPGDRRYTFVSALVQSIYAVKVVFDIPRWAFSPPPKVTSSALIMEKIRQIQDLPRYIRFLRQLFTTPNKLLKNSVEIFDLDEKFLNKRVRQLSSEELIYLYGKWLNVETGSFGNGT from the coding sequence ATGAGAAAATACGGTCAGCATTTTTTGAAGGATGAGAAGCTTGGGAAAAAATTCATAGAGCTTTTAAAGCTAAAACCAGGTCAAAGCGTTGTGGAAATAGGTCCTGGAACTGGGGCTTTGACCAAATTGTTGATCGAAGAAGGGTGCAGAGTTTTGGCATTTGAAATAGATGAGGAGTTGGCTGAAAAATTACAATCAAGCTTGAAAAGTGAATTGTTAGAAGTAAGAGTTAAAGACTTTTTGAGAGTGGAAAAGGAGGAAATAAATGGTATAAACCTTTGCGTTGGAAGTATTCCATATCAAAATTCCCTTGAAATAGTTTTGAAAATATGCCTTCTTGGATTTGAAAAAGCTGCCTTGATCGTGCAGAAAGAATTTGCACAAAAGTTAATGGCTTTGCCTGGAGACAGAAGATACACTTTTGTATCCGCACTCGTTCAAAGCATTTACGCGGTGAAAGTGGTTTTTGACATACCTCGTTGGGCTTTTTCTCCTCCTCCAAAGGTAACATCAAGTGCTTTGATCATGGAGAAAATCAGACAAATACAGGATCTGCCAAGGTATATAAGGTTTTTAAGACAGTTGTTCACAACCCCAAACAAACTTTTGAAAAACTCCGTGGAAATTTTTGATCTGGATGAAAAGTTTTTGAACAAAAGAGTTAGGCAGCTTTCTAGTGAAGAATTAATCTACCTTTATGGGAAGTGGTTAAATGTTGAGACAGGATCTTTTGGAAATGGTACTTGA
- a CDS encoding sigma-54 interaction domain-containing protein — MLRQDLLEMVLDSIIEGVIIVDKQARVIYINKQACLLLGVDQNQVLNRYVVDVIPNTRLHIVVQTGVPEFDRLQEIGSTKIITSRVPIRDKNGEVIAAAAIFRDVTSVQKMAEEVTNLKEIEATLKAIIESTSDAISVADAEGRIVLVNSAYTKITGFTAQEVIGKPATVDIAEGESMHIKVAQTKQPIYGARLLVGPTKKEVIVNVTPLFVKGQFKGSVAVIHDVSEIMRLTRELEEVKRLIRRMGAKYTFEDIVAVSEKMKVALTQAMKVAPTPATVLLRGESGTGKELFAHAIHNASDRKDKPFISVNCAAIPESIFESELFGYTAGAFTGARREGKKGLLEEANHGTIFFDEIGKMPLSVQSKLLRFIESKEIVPIGDTKPIKVDVRIIASTNMNLEKMVQDGSFLPDLYFRLNVFPIFLPPLRERKEDIPLLVQRIIRKLNQEYGRTVEGISPDALHKLLNYDWPGNVRELENVIGRAMINMEPDEKYIRAHHLPPLRISFATAEVSKIGDLRQLVREYEKGLIAKALEESNWNVQEAAKILGLSVRTLYYKMKILNVKRKSN; from the coding sequence ATGTTGAGACAGGATCTTTTGGAAATGGTACTTGATTCGATAATTGAGGGAGTAATAATTGTCGACAAGCAAGCAAGGGTGATTTACATCAACAAGCAAGCTTGCTTGCTTTTAGGAGTTGATCAAAATCAAGTTTTAAATCGTTACGTTGTCGATGTGATACCAAATACCAGGCTTCACATAGTTGTTCAAACCGGGGTTCCTGAGTTCGATAGATTACAAGAGATCGGCTCCACAAAGATCATAACAAGCCGTGTGCCCATAAGGGACAAAAACGGTGAAGTCATAGCTGCTGCAGCTATTTTCAGGGATGTTACCAGCGTTCAAAAGATGGCTGAGGAAGTTACCAACTTAAAAGAAATCGAGGCCACGCTAAAAGCGATAATAGAATCCACAAGCGATGCCATATCTGTAGCCGATGCGGAGGGTAGAATTGTTCTTGTAAACAGTGCTTACACAAAGATCACCGGTTTTACAGCCCAAGAAGTTATAGGAAAGCCAGCAACCGTTGACATAGCTGAGGGAGAAAGTATGCACATAAAAGTCGCACAAACAAAACAACCGATATACGGAGCTCGTCTTCTTGTAGGTCCAACAAAGAAAGAAGTGATTGTAAACGTCACACCCCTTTTCGTCAAAGGCCAGTTCAAAGGAAGTGTTGCCGTCATACACGATGTTTCAGAAATAATGAGATTAACCAGGGAACTTGAAGAGGTAAAACGCTTGATAAGAAGAATGGGTGCAAAATACACCTTTGAAGACATCGTGGCTGTCAGCGAAAAGATGAAGGTTGCTTTGACGCAAGCCATGAAGGTTGCTCCAACACCTGCGACGGTTCTTTTAAGAGGAGAAAGTGGCACAGGAAAAGAGCTTTTTGCACACGCTATACACAATGCTAGCGACCGAAAAGATAAACCTTTTATCAGCGTCAACTGCGCAGCCATACCTGAATCGATTTTCGAATCCGAACTTTTTGGATACACCGCAGGAGCTTTCACGGGAGCTAGACGCGAGGGGAAAAAAGGTCTACTTGAAGAGGCAAACCACGGAACTATCTTTTTCGACGAAATAGGAAAAATGCCTCTTTCGGTTCAATCGAAATTGTTAAGATTCATTGAAAGCAAGGAGATTGTTCCAATTGGTGATACTAAACCTATCAAGGTGGACGTTAGGATAATAGCTTCGACAAACATGAATTTGGAAAAGATGGTTCAGGATGGTTCCTTCCTTCCGGATTTGTATTTCAGATTGAACGTTTTTCCGATTTTTCTTCCACCGCTCAGAGAAAGGAAGGAGGATATACCGCTGCTGGTTCAAAGGATAATAAGGAAACTCAACCAGGAGTACGGAAGAACAGTGGAAGGAATTTCACCGGATGCACTTCACAAACTTTTGAATTACGACTGGCCCGGAAACGTTCGAGAACTTGAAAACGTCATTGGAAGGGCAATGATAAACATGGAACCTGATGAAAAATACATAAGAGCTCACCATCTTCCGCCTTTGAGAATCTCTTTTGCCACAGCCGAGGTTTCAAAAATAGGCGATTTAAGGCAATTGGTTCGTGAGTACGAAAAAGGGTTAATAGCAAAAGCACTTGAAGAAAGTAATTGGAACGTACAGGAGGCTGCAAAAATACTTGGTTTGAGTGTTAGAACACTTTATTATAAAATGAAAATCTTGAATGTAAAAAGGAAAAGCAATTGA
- a CDS encoding TetR/AcrR family transcriptional regulator, which yields MNLRRKPTRSDGKRTLQNLLNSALKLFALYGYHGVSTPMIAKKANVKTATFYQYFTDKDAIYKKLLSKAIFLFENNMKRVEGKLLEDRLRKFVENYLLFFAENPEYYRILHEAVYLKKRVFEKIQKILDSTVNQICQIDDPIDQMVLRWFITGPTRFIAIYNSLNSNYKVDEKVVEEIIDFTLNGIDPDNHEVMDEVFKIDVKPIALETATTRMKILQAAEKLFGSRGYKNTQVSDIAKAARVASGTVYVYFQSKEQILEELVMSTNRNLRLTLSTAIKRFEDRRDAEIAGYYTFLRFFSLHRNMYLIVRQAEFFNPEISRNYYRKIFESYLPPLEKAISAGQFRKISPQTLALIFMGIGHFMGEDLVVKNYASNVDVKEHLLRLSLYIYKGLAVKEKETSSLKK from the coding sequence ATGAACTTGAGAAGAAAACCAACACGGTCTGATGGCAAAAGAACTTTACAAAATCTTTTGAATTCAGCGTTGAAACTTTTTGCACTCTATGGTTATCACGGTGTATCAACACCGATGATAGCAAAAAAAGCCAACGTCAAAACTGCCACGTTTTATCAGTACTTCACGGATAAAGACGCTATCTACAAAAAGCTCCTTTCCAAAGCTATTTTTTTATTTGAAAACAACATGAAACGTGTGGAAGGCAAATTGCTTGAAGATAGACTCAGAAAATTTGTTGAAAATTACCTTTTGTTTTTTGCCGAAAATCCCGAATATTACAGAATCCTGCACGAAGCTGTGTACCTTAAAAAGAGAGTTTTTGAAAAAATTCAGAAGATACTTGATTCCACGGTAAATCAGATATGTCAGATTGATGATCCCATAGATCAAATGGTTTTACGTTGGTTTATCACAGGTCCAACAAGGTTTATTGCCATTTACAACTCGCTGAATTCAAACTACAAAGTTGATGAAAAAGTTGTCGAAGAAATTATCGATTTCACTTTGAATGGAATAGATCCAGACAACCATGAAGTGATGGATGAGGTTTTCAAAATAGATGTTAAACCTATAGCACTTGAAACTGCCACAACAAGAATGAAAATTCTACAAGCTGCCGAAAAACTTTTCGGAAGTCGAGGTTACAAAAACACTCAAGTGAGCGATATAGCAAAAGCAGCTAGGGTTGCCAGTGGTACCGTCTACGTTTATTTCCAAAGCAAAGAACAAATTCTTGAAGAACTTGTGATGAGTACAAACAGAAACTTGCGTTTAACGTTATCAACTGCGATCAAACGTTTTGAAGATCGCCGCGATGCCGAAATAGCTGGTTATTACACCTTTTTAAGGTTTTTCAGCCTTCACCGCAATATGTATTTGATAGTTCGTCAAGCAGAATTTTTCAATCCTGAAATTTCCCGAAATTATTACAGGAAAATTTTTGAAAGCTACCTCCCACCTTTGGAAAAGGCAATTTCAGCTGGTCAGTTTCGAAAAATTTCCCCTCAAACGCTTGCTCTAATTTTTATGGGAATAGGTCACTTCATGGGTGAGGATTTGGTCGTTAAAAACTACGCAAGCAATGTCGACGTGAAAGAACATCTCTTGAGGCTGTCGCTTTATATTTACAAAGGTTTGGCG